In Onychostoma macrolepis isolate SWU-2019 chromosome 17, ASM1243209v1, whole genome shotgun sequence, the DNA window TCCCTGCAGATCCCCCGTACGATAGGCTGCTGGAACTGTGCAAGGCCGGTGAACTCGCGAGTGAAAAACACATGGCTTTCCTTGGGCTCGGACGCCATCGCCTTCAGATCTTCCATCGGAGCCCAAGCTACACCCACTGTAAACACGGTGATTCCTGTGAAGAAACAATTAGAACATGGTCAAGATTTCATCACACTTGTTTACTTTGTGAATGCACTATTGATATTTTGTGCTTAAATGTTCTAAATGTTCAGACCCAGGGACCCCCACCTACACCCTTACCACCTCAGGGACCATCACTATAAAAGTAAGACTTGATtttgttggtaacacttaattataacgttaaataaaaaaaacctggaCCCTCAGGGGCCTGCAAACCAAGGTTCTAGATGAAATGTCAGTGTAAAAAGCATACCCTCCCTCTGGGCGGCCATAGCCGGCCCTCTCACATCATCGTAAGACTGTCCatcagtgatgatgatgaggaaaTTCTTGTTGGTGCCTGTGCGGGGTTTAAAGAGACTCCGCATGGCAAAGCTGATGGCGTCTCCTGTGGCTGTTCCTCCGCTCATGTACGGGATGTTCTGCAGGGCCCTCAGAGCATTATCTTTTGTGGTGTGGTCATTGAAGTTGAACTCCATCCTTTGGTCGTAGGTGAACTGAATGGCACCGATGCGAGAGCCGATGTCAGAGATGTCAAAATTGCGCGCGATAGAGAGAAGAAGGTCCAGAACGAGCCGAAAGTTCCCATCGCCTACGCTGCTGGAGCCATCGATCAGGAAGCCCAGGTTCACTGAGTTATAGCATGTCTTGCTGCAGAGCATCTGATCAATGGAGCACAGTTTATGAGCTAGTGGCTTCACAAACTTATTGGTGCTGAACCAGCTGGGCATGGTGAAGGTGAAGAACTCATTGTCCTTGCACACCGCCTGTCAGATATATGTTGGTATGAATTGATTTCAACAAACTCAAATGTTACcacttaagattttttttttttccccccatgaaTTCATATGTGAAGCATCTTACCTTTCTCATGAAGTCTTGCTCGCTCACCAGGCTCATCTCCTCAGGGGCAGGTTTGGCGACAGACACAAAGAAGATGTTAATACCAGACTCTCTGGCTAAAATTGCTGCCTCCTCCACATTATCAGAAGGCCACCCATCGACAAACACCACAATGACCCGCGGGTAACCTCTCCGAACACCAAAATCCGGATTGAAGAAGTTCCTCACAGTGTGCAGAATGGCCTTACCTGTGCAAAAGGCAATAACTCAAGCCTGCCAAGTTCTGCTTATTGAAGCCAACTAAACCCATTATGTGTCAGAGATACAAGGAATGAGTTCATTACAAGATATTCTATATAGACACTATCTGTGACATGCTGTCAATTATCAAACAAAAGCATACTGAAAgtaaaaacaagtgaaaaaaatgcatttacaatggaAGTCGATGGGGCAAGTCAGTTTAAAGATTTCAATGCACAAATGGGAACATTTTTGCATGCTACATTGTTAtaccagtaggtggcaacaagtgactctctttttaaataattgattaatttattcaacTGGTTCCACAAAACTTGATTCcttcaggaaaaaataaatagctgCCTTTGAGtaactgaatcattcactcaaccaatCAGTTCAAAACACTGATGTTTGTTTCCCAGAGATGCGCAAATGCTGTGGCttcatttagaactgttttcttttgcaaaaaTAGGCAAAGTTGCTGGTAGCACTGAAAACAGGGTTTTcctttcatgttgacttcaaatgtttaaatagtagttcaccccaaaattctgccattatttaTGCATGATGGAAGTCAGTGGGCACCAGCAACTGGTTGGTTACCCACAGTCTTCAAAATCTCTTCTTttatgtttaacagaagaaGGAAATCTATACCGgctgagggtgagaaaatgacagaattttcatctttGAATGAACGGTCTTGTAGTTGTACTTTCAAAACtgtgtattttaacatattctGGGACCTATTGATTTCCATTGTAAATGCCTTACTGAAAATgacaatttgttttgtttcgtctttttttttttacttttcaaaaaaaacaaaaagatttatttgaCATGCTCTAGATTCATTTCATCCAATCATTCATCTGAAATGTGAATAGAAGGTGAAGTTATAGACCTGTATTTGTATTGCCCCCAATGTATGGGATCTCTTTGATGGCAAAAGTCAGATCTTTGGCTGTTGTATAGTTTGACAAGTAGAATTCAATTCGGGGTGTCTCACTGGAAAGAAAAACATGAAGTTATACTCACTGACAAAGGGAAAAAATGCTAAAGAACCATGTGAGGATTTGCACAGATCACCTGGTTTGAATCACTCCTACATGAGGACCTGGTGTTCCAACCTTCAGCATGGCTACAAGCTTACTGACAAAGTTCTTCTGCAGGTTATACCGCCGCTGTCCAATGTTGTAACTGCTATCCAGCAGTAAAGCCATATCAACTGGGCAATCTGGAAAAACATTTACACAGCTCTTTCTTGTCATGATCATCATTTTGCTTTGACTAACAATTTAAATTGGATTAGAAAATCAGGTCATACAGACCCCTGTTTGCTGTTGTTGGAGGAGGAGGTTTCTTCACTGTTTTTTTGACTGGTTTCTTGGCTGCAAGGGAGAAGCAGGGATACTCAGTGTAGACTACACACGTCAATTATTTCCAGTGATCTAAACACTAGTTACCTGCTCCGGATACAACAGTGGCAGAACTGCTGGTTTGGCTGGACACTTCCAAAGGCAAGCTAATTGTTcctgagaagaagaaaaaaatgtaacctGACAAATCTGTATTCACAAAAATTTGAACTCACTTTTATATTCTATATTGTATACAcactatattatttatatagacCAACTGGCCTCACTTTTCCTAACATTATGACCTAGTTATACTTATTGAGATTAGAAGCACATCTTTTTTTAATCAGCCCCGTTATGTTTAGAAGTTCATCAAGAACTATGTATTATGATATTCTGATTATACTAATTctaatattattgttaaattcaatattaatataattatattgaaattataaaatcatatttttatttttgacagtGTGCTGAGCGAGTGAGTAAATACTACTCTATTGTCTGTAATACTTTGCATCTGTAAACAAATCTAcaatttcaaaatcaaaacaacacGCAAATTGTAATTGTCTCCACTCACTGGCCACAGTGAAAGATGAGCTCCATTGGGACAGGGACTGAGACTGGATGCCATGAGCGTAAGAGCTGAGGTAGTTTGTCCTCCCTTGCAGCCCGTGAACCTCCACGGGTCCACCAGATAGACCTATGATTCCTCTGTATGACAGACAAAAACTTTCGGAGTTTCTTACATAATTCTAGCAAGTCAGGAACTTTATCATTATTTCTGTGATTGTACCT includes these proteins:
- the coch gene encoding cochlin; the protein is MSMWFAVLHVLGILSLTCCTFGSDLNVPTPISCGTRAVDLPDTRQIVLCPANCTLWSLSVFGSGVYASISSICGAAIHRGIIGLSGGPVEVHGLQGRTNYLSSYAHGIQSQSLSQWSSSFTVARTISLPLEVSSQTSSSATVVSGAAKKPVKKTVKKPPPPTTANRDCPVDMALLLDSSYNIGQRRYNLQKNFVSKLVAMLKVGTPGPHVGVIQTSETPRIEFYLSNYTTAKDLTFAIKEIPYIGGNTNTGKAILHTVRNFFNPDFGVRRGYPRVIVVFVDGWPSDNVEEAAILARESGINIFFVSVAKPAPEEMSLVSEQDFMRKAVCKDNEFFTFTMPSWFSTNKFVKPLAHKLCSIDQMLCSKTCYNSVNLGFLIDGSSSVGDGNFRLVLDLLLSIARNFDISDIGSRIGAIQFTYDQRMEFNFNDHTTKDNALRALQNIPYMSGGTATGDAISFAMRSLFKPRTGTNKNFLIIITDGQSYDDVRGPAMAAQREGITVFTVGVAWAPMEDLKAMASEPKESHVFFTREFTGLAQFQQPIVRGICRDFTEFN